The genomic DNA GCCGCTCCGTCGTGACGTGTGTGTAGATCTGCGTCGTCGACAGGCTGACGTGACCCAGCATCTCCTGGACGATCCGCAGATCGGCTCCTCCGTTGAGCAGATGCGTGGCGAAGCTGTGGCGCAGCGTGTGGGGCGAGACCGGCGTCTCGATTCCCGCCTGCTTGAGGTAGGTATTGAGCCGGTAAGCGATGGCGCGAGGAGTCAATCGCGTGCCGAGGTGGCTCAGGAACAGCGCGTTCGGGTCCTGGTGGCTCCGACCGAACTCGTGGCGCACCGCCAGATAGGACGAAATCGCCGCCATGGCAGGACCGCCGATGGGGACAATCCGCTCCTTCCTGCCCTTGCCCCGCACCTTGACCGTATGATCCGCCTCGATGCTGTCGACGTCGAGCGCGACCAGCTCGCCGATCCGCATTCCGGTCGAGTAGAGGAGCTCGAGGATCGCCAGATCGCGCGCGCCCATCGCCGTCGACGCATCGGGAACGCGTAGCAGCGCATCGACCTCGCTGGGGTCGAGGAACTTCGGCAGGCGCTTCTCGCGGTTCGGCGTCCTCACCTTGATCGTCGGGTCCTTGGCGGCTCGGCCGAACCGGGTCAGCCATTTGTAGAGCGACCGGATCGCCGACATGCGGCGTTGGGTCGTCGTACGCGCTTTCCCGGCGGACTGCAGATGCGCTAGGTAGGATCGGAGCAGGAGGTTGTCGATCCCGTCAAGGGTCGTCGCGCCCTTGGACTTGGCGAACTCCGCGAAGTCCTCGAAGTCGCTCCGATAGGCTCGGATCGTGTGCGACGAGTAGTTCCGCTCGGAGGTGAGATACCCGAGGAACTCCTCCACGACGTCTGCCAGGAGCTGGTTGTCCACGGTCGATGATTCCCTGTTGACTCGCCGCTCAATCGCCGAGGCAGATGCCCATCTCGCGAGCGCATCGGATCGTGTCGCAGTCCAGTGGTACGCGTTTCGTCTCGCTGATGCCGGTCTCAACCGGCACGAACACCATGTCCGGCGGCTGGTACGACACCATGCAACCGAACTTCCGCTGCTCCACGGCTCGCACGGCGGCAGCGCCGTAGCGCAGCGACAGCAGTCGATCGTACGCGGTCGGATGCCCGCCGCGCAGCAGGTGTCCCAGGCTGAGCGATCTCGTCTCCTTGCCCGTACGCTCGGCGATCTCCAGCGCGACGCGTTCTGCGATGCCTCCGAGCCGGATCTCCCTCCCGAGCTCCGTTTCGTGCGTGCTGGTGAGCCCGCCACCGACCGGCGTGGCTCCTTCGGCGACGACGCAGATCGCGAACTGCCTGCCGGCAGCCTCGCGACGCCGCACCTTCGCGCAGACCGACTCGATGTCGAACGGGATCTCGGGGATCAGGATGATGTCCGCCGTCGCCGCGATGCCCGCGTGGAGGGCGATCCAGCCGCAGTAGCGCCCCATCACCTCGACGCACATGACGCGACGGTGCGACTCGGCAGTGGAGTGCAGCTTGTCGAGGGCGTCCGTCGCCGTCGCTACCGCCGTATCGAACCCGAAGGT from Candidatus Poribacteria bacterium includes the following:
- the xerC gene encoding tyrosine recombinase XerC, coding for MRPASARRNAYHWTATRSDALARWASASAIERRVNRESSTVDNQLLADVVEEFLGYLTSERNYSSHTIRAYRSDFEDFAEFAKSKGATTLDGIDNLLLRSYLAHLQSAGKARTTTQRRMSAIRSLYKWLTRFGRAAKDPTIKVRTPNREKRLPKFLDPSEVDALLRVPDASTAMGARDLAILELLYSTGMRIGELVALDVDSIEADHTVKVRGKGRKERIVPIGGPAMAAISSYLAVRHEFGRSHQDPNALFLSHLGTRLTPRAIAYRLNTYLKQAGIETPVSPHTLRHSFATHLLNGGADLRIVQEMLGHVSLSTTQIYTHVTTERLREAYTHLHPRGTGSE
- a CDS encoding ATP-dependent 6-phosphofructokinase, encoding MRIAVNTGGGDAPGLNAVLRAVVNAATVRGWDVYGVREGYNGFFRPGGVHPLTRDMVRGITPLGGTILGTVNRGNPFEFPRDGELVDISDEVVRKFYEHGFDAFIAVGGDGSFRIAKRFMDKGIPMVCVPKTIDNDVNGTHVTFGFDTAVATATDALDKLHSTAESHRRVMCVEVMGRYCGWIALHAGIAATADIILIPEIPFDIESVCAKVRRREAAGRQFAICVVAEGATPVGGGLTSTHETELGREIRLGGIAERVALEIAERTGKETRSLSLGHLLRGGHPTAYDRLLSLRYGAAAVRAVEQRKFGCMVSYQPPDMVFVPVETGISETKRVPLDCDTIRCAREMGICLGD